The window CGGGGGTCCCGCCGGACTGACGACAGCGCTGTATACCACGCGACTCGGCCACGACACGGCGGTCATCAACCGCGGCGGCGGCCGTGCGGCGATGATGCTGGATACCCACAACGTCATCGGCGTCACCGAGGACGTCTCGGGCAACGAGTTCCTCGAGACGGCAACCGAGCAGGTGCAGGAGTACGGCGCCGACTACTACCAGGACTTCGTCTCCGACATCGAGGAAACCGACGACGGCTACCGTGTCACCGCCGGCAACGTCGAGGTGACGACCGACCACGTCGTGTTGGCGACGGGCTTCTCCGACGAACGACCCGACCCGCCGCTGCCCCGTACCGGCAAGGGCCTCCACTACTGTCTGCACTGTGACGCCTACATGTTCGTCGACGAGCCGGTCTACGTGATGGGCACCGGCGATTCGGCGGCCTACGTCGCGATGATTATGCTCAACTTCACGCCCGAAGTCGACCTCCTCACCCGCGGCGACGAGCCGGAATGGTCCGAGGAGACGGGCGAGATGCTCGACAACCACCCCATCGACGTCATCCACGAGGAGATTACGGGCATGGAAAAGCGCGACGACGGCTGGCTCGAAGCCTTCGAGTTCGAGGATGGGACCAGCCGTGAATACCGCGGCGGCTTCCCGATGTACGGCTCCGATTATAACACCGACCTCGCCGAGTCGCTCGGCGTCGAACTCAACGACGACGGCACCATCGCCGTCGACGACCACGGCCGCACCAACGTCGACGGCATCTACGCGGTCGGCGACGTGACGCCCGGCCACAACCAGATTCCGACCGCGATGGGCGAAGGCGCCCGCTGTGGCATCGGCAACCACTACGACCTGCGGCCGTTCCCCCGCTCGCTGGACGAAATCGAAGAGCAGGGCCCCGTCACGAAAGACGACATCCCCGCCATCTCCGGCGACCTCCGCGAACACGCGGTCGACCACGAGGGCCATCCCGGCGAAGGACAGGCCAGGGCGGCAGCCGAAACGGACGACGACTAACCATTTTTTGCACGGGCCGGGTTCGCCGGCCCGTGCAAAAACATGGTGAAAATATGCGCGCGTGTTCCTTCCGGCGGCCTTCGGACGCCCCCTCGGCGGATGCTCGACAAAACACACTTCTCCCGCGCTGGAAGCGACTAAGGATTCGAGTCTTGCCGCATTGTTCCTGACACAATATTATGGGACGTGTCGGATATACCTCGTATATAGTGAATATTAAGGTGTCTGGCAACGAGGATAGGGTATGGAGACACGCAAGGTACAGCGGCTAGGGCCGTCGACGCTGGCGATGACCCTGCCCGCCGAGTGGGCCAGCAAACAGGACGTCGAGAAAGGCGAC of the Natronomonas halophila genome contains:
- a CDS encoding NAD(P)/FAD-dependent oxidoreductase codes for the protein MTDHYQVTVVGGGPAGLTTALYTTRLGHDTAVINRGGGRAAMMLDTHNVIGVTEDVSGNEFLETATEQVQEYGADYYQDFVSDIEETDDGYRVTAGNVEVTTDHVVLATGFSDERPDPPLPRTGKGLHYCLHCDAYMFVDEPVYVMGTGDSAAYVAMIMLNFTPEVDLLTRGDEPEWSEETGEMLDNHPIDVIHEEITGMEKRDDGWLEAFEFEDGTSREYRGGFPMYGSDYNTDLAESLGVELNDDGTIAVDDHGRTNVDGIYAVGDVTPGHNQIPTAMGEGARCGIGNHYDLRPFPRSLDEIEEQGPVTKDDIPAISGDLREHAVDHEGHPGEGQARAAAETDDD